TAGTATTTATAAATAATTCTGCTCTTTCAGTATATCTTGGATCTTCTGCTTTAGAAGCTAAAGGTGAAATTTCAATTGGATGACCATAAACAAAAGTTGGTTGAATTAAAGTATGTTCAATTAATTCTTCATATAGAGCATTAATAATATGACCGATTGTAAAGAATTTTTCTATTTTTACATGGTGTTTTTTAGCTATTTCTTGAGCAGTTTTTAAATCTATGTTTCTAAAATCTACTCCTGTAGCTTCGTTAACCGCATCAATAAGATTTAATCTTTTAAAAGGTTTAGATAGATCAATTTCTACACCATTATTAATAAATATACTTTTACCTAATTTTTTGCATAATAATTTAAAAAGCGCTTCAGTACGATTCATCATTCCTTCAACATTTGAATAGGCTTCGTAAAATTCAATTGTTGTAAATTCAGGATTATGTGTTGTATCATATCCTTCGTTTCTAAAAATTCTACCCATTTCATACACTCTATCAAAGCCACCAACAACTAATTTTTTAAGTGGTATTTCTGTTGCGATTCTTAAAACAAATTCTTGATTTAATGAATTATGATGAGTTTTAAATGGTCTAGCGGCTGCTCCTGATAAATAATCGTGTAAAAAAGGAGTTTCAGCTTCTATATAATCTAAGTCATTAAAATAATCTCTTATTCATTGAACAACTTTGGTTCTGGTAATGAATCTTTCTCTAGATTCTTTGTTCATTATTAAATCAACATAACGACGACGGTATCTTTCTTCTGTGTCTACTAATCCATGATATTTTTCTGGTAAAGGTTTAAGTGCCTTGGTTAATAATTTAATTTTTTGTATTCTTATACATACTGCATTAGTATGAGTTTTCATTATTAAACCATTTATTCAGATAATATCACCAATATCCAATCTATCGACTAATGTTTCATATTGTGTTAATTCTTTTTTATTAAAATATGCTTGAATTTGACCTTTGTAATCTTGAATAACTAAAAAAGGTCCTCTCTTTGTCATTAATCTTCCAGCAATATTTTTGCTGATATTATTATTTTCTAATTCTTCTTTAGTTAAATTTTCAAATTGTTCGTTTAATTCATTACTATAACTTATTTCACCAAGATTATAAGCTTTTTTAAAAGCTATAATGTTTTCTTTTTCATAATCGATTAATTTATTTCTACGTACTTGTTCTTGTTCGGTATATTTTGGCATAAATTACTCCTTTTTTAATAATTAATAAGTTATAGATAATTATATATAATTTAAATTAATACTATATTTAATGTTGTTTTTTTTAATTATTTTTTTAAAAAGTTTTATTTTTTTTATTTAAAGTGTTAAAATAATAATATAAATCGTGGTCGCGTAGCTCAGCAGGATAGAGCACAAGCCTTCTAAGCTTGTTGTCAGAGGTTCGAATCCTCTCGTGATCGCCATTTTTTTATTTTTTTAAAATTTTATTTTAAATTTATTTTAAAATATAAATAATATGTGTGTGTCCATATAGCTCAGCTGGTTAGAGCACAAGCCTCCTAAGCTTGGGGTGAGAGGTTCAACTCCTCTTGTGGACGCCATTTTTAAACTAAAATTGCAAAAAATAATTTTTTTGCAATTTTTTTTCATATTTTTATTTCAATTTTTATTTAACTAATTATTAAATAATAAAATTTATTTATAAAATAAAAATATTTTATTAATGAAAAAATTATTTATAAGGAAATGAAGTATATGAAAAAACATAAATTGTTATTATCTTTAGCACTTGCAACAGCATCTTTTTCACCAATAATTTTTGCAGTAGCTTGCAATAATGACACAAATAAAATCGACGACAAATCT
Above is a window of Mycoplasma sp. 1018B DNA encoding:
- the lysS gene encoding lysine--tRNA ligase encodes the protein MPKYTEQEQVRRNKLIDYEKENIIAFKKAYNLGEISYSNELNEQFENLTKEELENNNISKNIAGRLMTKRGPFLVIQDYKGQIQAYFNKKELTQYETLVDRLDIGDIIWINGLIMKTHTNAVCIRIQKIKLLTKALKPLPEKYHGLVDTEERYRRRYVDLIMNKESRERFITRTKVVQWIRDYFNDLDYIEAETPFLHDYLSGAAARPFKTHHNSLNQEFVLRIATEIPLKKLVVGGFDRVYEMGRIFRNEGYDTTHNPEFTTIEFYEAYSNVEGMMNRTEALFKLLCKKLGKSIFINNGVEIDLSKPFKRLNLIDAVNEATGVDFRNIDLKTAQEIAKKHHVKIEKFFTIGHIINALYEELIEHTLIQPTFVYGHPIEISPLASKAEDPRYTERAELFINTKEYANMYTELSDPIDQLERFEAQLEEKNNGNDEASDIDYDFVDALEYGMPPAGGCGIGIDRLIMLLTETSSIRDVLLFPTLRRIKEER